The following are from one region of the Thiocapsa rosea genome:
- a CDS encoding type II toxin-antitoxin system RelE/ParE family toxin codes for MHDVTISNQAREDLIAIWEYVADNNPSAADRLLDMLDARIDRLADHPFLGPARPEIARDFRYLVCDDYLILYRVLADAVEIVRVLHGARNLTAIFTDIDPLP; via the coding sequence ATGCACGATGTCACCATCAGCAACCAGGCACGAGAGGATCTCATCGCTATTTGGGAGTACGTCGCCGACAACAACCCGTCCGCCGCCGATCGCCTGCTCGACATGCTCGATGCGCGGATCGACCGCCTTGCCGATCATCCCTTCCTCGGCCCTGCGCGACCGGAGATCGCCCGCGACTTCCGCTATCTCGTCTGCGACGACTACCTCATCCTCTACCGAGTTCTCGCCGATGCGGTCGAGATCGTCCGTGTCCTCCACGGCGCGCGAAACCTAACGGCGATTTTCACGGACATCGACCCCCTGCCCTGA
- a CDS encoding type II toxin-antitoxin system ParD family antitoxin has protein sequence MQTPPKHRQSFLTPKVLVMPTVEKITIALTKEIADNVRAAVDAGDYASTSEVIREALRDWQLKRTSQQEQVEHLRRLWQAGLASGSAGRLDMAEIKREARTVKASR, from the coding sequence ATGCAGACGCCGCCAAAACATCGCCAGAGCTTCCTTACCCCTAAAGTACTCGTCATGCCTACCGTCGAAAAGATCACCATCGCACTCACCAAAGAGATCGCCGACAATGTCCGCGCTGCGGTCGACGCCGGCGATTACGCCTCCACGAGCGAGGTCATTCGCGAGGCCCTGCGCGACTGGCAACTCAAACGCACGTCGCAACAGGAGCAGGTCGAACACCTGCGCCGTTTGTGGCAGGCGGGGCTCGCTAGCGGTTCGGCCGGCCGGCTCGATATGGCCGAAATCAAACGCGAGGCACGCACGGTCAAAGCCTCGCGCTGA
- a CDS encoding type II toxin-antitoxin system RelE family toxin: protein MFALRFSKQSQKALRKMPSGIATRIRAELDAIAMNPGAYRGDWTPLAGSDLWRLRVGNWRAICELQNGELVLLVVKIGPRGDVYQ, encoded by the coding sequence ATGTTCGCCTTGCGCTTCAGCAAACAATCCCAGAAGGCCCTGCGCAAGATGCCGTCCGGGATCGCCACGCGGATTCGAGCCGAACTCGACGCCATTGCGATGAACCCAGGCGCTTACCGCGGCGACTGGACACCGCTCGCGGGCTCGGATCTTTGGCGGCTGCGAGTCGGCAACTGGCGCGCGATATGCGAACTGCAAAACGGCGAGCTGGTCTTATTGGTCGTCAAGATCGGACCACGGGGAGATGTCTATCAATGA
- a CDS encoding helix-turn-helix domain-containing protein produces MSVQIIELNGVPALAVLPIDEWETLLERLETLQDIADAKAAASEETFPAAFVDRLLAGEAPLKVWREYRGLTLQALAEASGTTRQMLSMAENGKANPSADLLARLARALDCDMDDLHGETAQRCTTSGSSLSL; encoded by the coding sequence ATGAGCGTCCAAATTATCGAGCTGAACGGCGTCCCTGCCTTGGCCGTGTTGCCGATCGATGAATGGGAAACATTGCTGGAGCGACTGGAAACGCTCCAAGACATCGCGGATGCCAAGGCGGCCGCGAGCGAGGAGACCTTCCCGGCGGCATTCGTCGATCGTTTGCTGGCGGGGGAGGCCCCGCTGAAGGTCTGGCGCGAATATCGCGGATTGACACTCCAAGCCTTGGCCGAAGCCTCCGGCACGACCCGGCAGATGCTGTCGATGGCGGAAAACGGCAAAGCGAATCCCTCCGCCGATCTGCTGGCGCGCCTTGCGCGCGCACTCGACTGCGATATGGACGATCTTCACGGCGAGACCGCGCAACGCTGCACGACATCGGGGTCAAGTCTTTCCTTGTGA